Part of the Salinigranum rubrum genome is shown below.
GCCGGGCCGGAGACGAACCGGGTGGGCGTCGGTCGGCGGCGTCGGGCAGTCGAGCGCCCCGTAGTCGACTGCGGGCGGTCGCGGCGTCGTGGTCGCAGTGGCCGTCCCCGTCGCGGTCGGTTCGTCCGTCGGCGCCGGTCCGAACAGTGGGGGTGAGGTGGCGCCGCCCCCGAGCGCCCCCGGCGCGAGCGCGGACCCCGCGACGACGCCGATGAGAGCGAGAACGAGACCGAGGACGGCGAGCGCGGTCAGGGGCAGCCGTCGGGGGCTGGCTTCGTCGCCGTCGGGTTCCGGTTCACGACCCGAACAGAACGCCGACGCGCCCTCTCCGAGGTGACGGTCGAGGAGGCTCGACGCGCGCTCTCGGTCGACCGCGTAGCGGACGATACGGAGGAGTTCGTCGGCGTCGACGACGCTTTCCTCACCCTCACCGTCGACGCGCCGCGAGGTGACGACCCGCGTTTCCGCGTCCCGCGGAGGCGACGACGTGGTGTCGCTCCCGTCTGCCGTGTCGTGCGTTACGACGAACCGCTGGGTGGTGACGCCGTCGCGCACCGTGAGGACGACCCCGTCCCTGTCGACGCGCCGGCCGCGCGCCCGCCAGAGGGCGGCGACGAACCGGGCGAACTCGTCCGAGGAGAGCCCCCGGAGCGCCGCGGCGAACCGCGCTGGGTCGTCCCGCGGGCGACGCATCGCTCGGTCACCCGCTCACAGCCGACTGCGCAGGTCGTCGACGACCGCCGTCGTTCCCGACTCGCCGCCGAGGTCGGGCGTCCGCGGCGCGTCGCCGTCGGCCAGTTGCTCGGCGACGGCGTCCCACAGGTCGGCCGCGGCCGCCTCCTCGCCGAGGTGGTCGTACAGCATCGAAACCGAGAGCACCGTCGCGAGGGGGTTCGCGACGCCCTGTCCCGTGATGTCCGGCGCGCTCCCGTGGACGGGTTCGAACATCGACGGCGAGTGTCCCTCGACGTTGATGTTCGCCGACGGGGCCAGCCCCATGCTCCCGCTGACGATAGCGCCGATGTCGGTGAGGATGTCGCCGAAGAGGTTCGAGGCGACGATGACGTCGAACTCGTCGGGACGGCGCACGAGGTCCATCGAGGCGGCGTCGACCAGCAGGCGGTCGACCTCCACCTCGGGATACTCTTCGGCCACCTCCTCGACGACCTGGTCCCAGAACACCATCCCGTACGCCTGCGCGTTCGACTTGGTGACGTTCGTCAGGTGGCCGTCGCGTTCCGTGGCCTCCTCGAACGCGGCGCGAACGATGGCCTCGGTCCCCGCGCGGGTGTAGATAGCGGTCTGGACGGCGACTTCGTGGCCGTAGCCGCGGTGTTCGTGGCCGCCGATGTCGGCGTACTCGCCCTCGGTGTTCTCGCGGTAGACCACGAAGTCGATGTCGCCGCCCTCGTAGCCGCGGAGCGGGCTCTCGACCCCTTCGAACAGCACGGACGGCCGCTTGCACACCTGCTGGTCGAACGCCTTCCTGATGGGGAGCATCATCCCCCGGAGCGTCAGGTGGTCGGGGATGTCGGGGTGGCCGACCGCGCCGAGGAGGATGGCGTCGTACGGCTCTAAGGTCTCGATGGCGTCGTCGGGCATCATCGACCCCTCTTCGAGGTAGCGTTCGCTCCCCCAGCCGTATCTCGTCGTCTCGACGGAGAACCCGTGTCTGTCGGCGGCCGCTTCGAGGAGTGGGAGCGTCGCGTCGACGACCTCCACACCGATACCGTCGCCCGGAAGGAGTGCGATTTCGTAGGTCACACCGGTCCATCACCGAGCGCCAGCAAAAGCGTTCCCCCCGCCCCCGTCAGCGAGATGGCACGTGTCCGCGGCCGTCTCCCGTCACGCCTCCTGCTGGATGGTCCGCGGTGAACTGTCGGCGCGCGTGTAGCCGTGGAGGACCGCCTCTTCGGTGTCGCGGTCGAAGAGGTGGATGTCCGACTCCTCGAACGTCAGCCGGACGGTCTCACCCTCGGTCGGTTCGACATCGACGGGAGTGCGCACGCGGCACTCCTGTCCGGCCACGTCGAGGTAGAGGAAGTTGTCCGACCCGATGACCTCGACCACGTCGACGGTCGCCTCGAACGACTCGGACGCCGACGCCTCGTTGTCCACGACGAGGTTCTCCGGGCGAAGGCTCAGGATGTACTCGCCCGGCTCGGCCTGTTCGACGATCCGGTTGCTCACCTCGCAGTCGATGCCGGTGCCGACGAGTCGGCCGCCGCTCTCGGTGGCTTCGAGTTCGACGTCGAAGAAGTTCATCGACGGCGACCCGATGAAGTCCGCGACGAACGTGTTCGCGGGGCGGTAGTAGACGTCCTTCGGCGTGCCGACCTGCTGGAGCTGTCCGTTGTCGAGGATGACGATGCGGTCCGCCATCGTCATCGCCTCCTCCTGGTCGTGGGTCACGTAGATGGTCGTGATGCCGAGTTCGCTGTGGATGCGCGCCAGCTCCGTCCGCATGTGCTTTCGCAACTGGGCGTCCAGGTTCGACAGCGGCTCGTCGAAGAGGAACACCGAGGGCTCGCGGACGATTGCGCGGCCGGTGGCGACGCGCTGTTGCTGCCCGCCCGAGAGGCTCCCCGGCTTCTTGTCGAGCAGGTCCTCGATGCCCATCATCTCGGCCGCTTCGACGACCCGTCGGTCTATCTCCTCGTCCTGCAGGTCGGTCGAGAGGTGCAGGCCGTACCCCATGTTCTGTCGCACGGTCTTGTGCGGGTACAACGCGTACGACTGGAACACCATCGCGATGTCGCGGTCGCGCGGCGAC
Proteins encoded:
- a CDS encoding 3-isopropylmalate dehydrogenase, which translates into the protein MTYEIALLPGDGIGVEVVDATLPLLEAAADRHGFSVETTRYGWGSERYLEEGSMMPDDAIETLEPYDAILLGAVGHPDIPDHLTLRGMMLPIRKAFDQQVCKRPSVLFEGVESPLRGYEGGDIDFVVYRENTEGEYADIGGHEHRGYGHEVAVQTAIYTRAGTEAIVRAAFEEATERDGHLTNVTKSNAQAYGMVFWDQVVEEVAEEYPEVEVDRLLVDAASMDLVRRPDEFDVIVASNLFGDILTDIGAIVSGSMGLAPSANINVEGHSPSMFEPVHGSAPDITGQGVANPLATVLSVSMLYDHLGEEAAAADLWDAVAEQLADGDAPRTPDLGGESGTTAVVDDLRSRL
- a CDS encoding ABC transporter ATP-binding protein, with protein sequence MARVEFDTVTKVFQDTSGPIVAVEELSLDIPDGEFVVFVGPSGCGKSTTLRMLAGLESITDGEIRLDGTPVNDMSPRDRDIAMVFQSYALYPHKTVRQNMGYGLHLSTDLQDEEIDRRVVEAAEMMGIEDLLDKKPGSLSGGQQQRVATGRAIVREPSVFLFDEPLSNLDAQLRKHMRTELARIHSELGITTIYVTHDQEEAMTMADRIVILDNGQLQQVGTPKDVYYRPANTFVADFIGSPSMNFFDVELEATESGGRLVGTGIDCEVSNRIVEQAEPGEYILSLRPENLVVDNEASASESFEATVDVVEVIGSDNFLYLDVAGQECRVRTPVDVEPTEGETVRLTFEESDIHLFDRDTEEAVLHGYTRADSSPRTIQQEA